From Xiphophorus maculatus strain JP 163 A chromosome 12, X_maculatus-5.0-male, whole genome shotgun sequence, the proteins below share one genomic window:
- the slc8b1 gene encoding mitochondrial sodium/calcium exchanger protein isoform X2, giving the protein MSASGFLALLLVLLSSGRLLASGTGNFSTQPGVGLAGPTSLAMMSESSDECDRVMNYSAAERCAFVKRTPDCSMEDGFINYLRLAFCLLAPNLTPLTITLCMVWLLVLFLILGLTASKFFCPNLSAISSTLHCSHNVAGVTFLALGNGAPDIFSAMAAISHPHTAGLAVGALFGAGIFVTTVVAGSVALVKPFAVASRPFLRDVIFYMIAVFWTFDILYRGTITMGETLGYLFLYVVYVLTVVISSFIYNWQKNSATNGIQHVPHIPELNSSDSSDDDDVPGMRGGTIQQEYESEYRPLLPYSESTSEILLSSLNPVDNRKWRRKPWTWKVVKVVKTPLEVLLLLCVPVVDPDKEDRNWRRPLNSLHMITAPLLCVLIFQSGAYGGVMIQGEFPVWLLILLLGMFLAAIVFCTTTNDHPPKYHPLFAFLGFVVSAVLISAAASEVVSLLHMLGVVLSLSNTVLGLTLLAWGNSIGDLFSDITIARQGYPRMAIAACFGGIIFNMLFGVGLGCLMQMYETHSSAQFESEGLLTWILPGALGLSLVLSFLIVPLTQFHLGRSYGVFLLVFYCIFLLIALLTEFRIIHT; this is encoded by the exons ATGTCTGCCAGCGGTTTCCTGGCTCTGTTGCTGGTCTTGTTGTCCAGCGGCCGGCTGCTCGCCTCGGGCACCGGGAACTTCAGCACCCAGCCCGGTGTTGGATTAGCTGGACCGACCAGTTTAGCCATGATGTCTGAAAGCAGCGACGAG TGTGACCGTGTGATGAACTACAGCGCTGCAGAGCGATGTGCGTTCGTGAAGAGGACGCCGGACTGCTCCATGGAGGACGGCTTCATCAACTACCTGAGACTGGCCTTCTGCTTGCTGGCTCCCAACCTCACTCCTCTCACCATCACCCTCTGT ATGGTTTGGCTGCTCGTCTTGTTTCTCATTCTTGGACTTACTGCTTCAAAGTT TTTTTGCCCCAACCTGTCGGCCATCTCCTCCACTCTTCACTGCTCTCACAACGTGGCT GGCGTGACGTTTCTTGCTTTGGGAAATGGCGCTCCAGACATCTTCAGTGCCATGGCAGCAATCTCCCATCCACACACTGCTGGGCTGGCTGTCGGAGCCTTGTTTG GAGCTGGTATATTTGTCACCACAGTGGTTGCAGGAAGTGTCGCACTGGTGAAACCATTTGCCGTGGCTTCTCGTCCGTTTCTGCGTGATGTCATCTTCTACATGATTGCAGTGTTTTGGACCTTTGACATTCTCTACAGAGGCACTATAACCATGGGAGAAACACTGG gATACCTGTTTCTCTATGTGGTTTATGTTCTGACCGTTGTTATCAGTTCATTCATCTATAACTGGCAAAAAAATTCAGCTACAAACGGCATCCAACACGTTCCACATATTCCAG AGTTGAACTCATCTGACTCCTCTGATGACGACGACGTTCCCGGCATGAGAGGCGGGACGATCCAGCAGGAATACG aGTCCGAGTACAGGCCGCTTCTGCCCTACTCTGAGTCCACAAGTGAAATCCTGCTGAGCTCTTTGAATCCGGtggacaacaggaagtggagaagGAAACCGTGGACCTGGAAAGTTGTTAAAGTAGTGAAG ACTCCACTGGAGGTGCTGCTCCTGCTCTGCGTCCCTGTGGTGGACCCGGATAAAGAAGACAGAAACTGGAGGAGACCGCTCAACTCCCTCCACATGATCACTGCTCCTCTGCTGTGTGTTCTCATCTTCCAGTCTGGAGCAT ATGGAGGCGTCATGATCCAGGGGGAGTTTCCTGTCTGGCTGCTGATTCTCCTGCTGGGAATGTTTTTGGCTGCTATAGTTTTCTGCACCACCACCAATGACCATCCTCCCAAATATCACCCT CTCTTTGCATTTTTGGGTTTTGTGGTGAGCGCGGTGCTGATCAGCGCCGCAGCATCAGAGGTGGTCAGTCTTCTGCACATGCTCGGTGTGGTGTTGAGTCTCAGCAACACCGTGCTGGGCTTGACTCTTCTGGCCTGGGGCAACAGTATCGGAG ACCTTTTTTCTGACATCACCATTGCTCGGCAGGGATACCCGCGCATGGCCATAGCTGCTTGCTTTGGAGGGATCATTTTCA ACATGCTGTTTGGAGTAGGGTTGGGATGTCTGATGCAGATGTATGAAACGCACTCCTCTGCGCAG TTTGAGTCAGAGGGCTTGTTGACGTGGATTCTACCGGGAGCTCTGGGTTTGTCTTTGGTCCTGTCTTTTCTCATCGTTCCGCTCACCCAGTTCCACTTGGGTCGGTCCTACGGCGTCTTCCTCCTCGTTTTCTACTGCATATTTCTTCTCATTGCACTTCTCACAGAGTTCAGGATAATCCATACTTGA
- the slc8b1 gene encoding mitochondrial sodium/calcium exchanger protein isoform X1 produces the protein MSASGFLALLLVLLSSGRLLASGTGNFSTQPGVGLAGPTSLAMMSESSDECDRVMNYSAAERCAFVKRTPDCSMEDGFINYLRLAFCLLAPNLTPLTITLCMVWLLVLFLILGLTASKFFCPNLSAISSTLHCSHNVAGVTFLALGNGAPDIFSAMAAISHPHTAGLAVGALFGAGIFVTTVVAGSVALVKPFAVASRPFLRDVIFYMIAVFWTFDILYRGTITMGETLGYLFLYVVYVLTVVISSFIYNWQKNSATNGIQHVPHIPAELNSSDSSDDDDVPGMRGGTIQQEYESEYRPLLPYSESTSEILLSSLNPVDNRKWRRKPWTWKVVKVVKTPLEVLLLLCVPVVDPDKEDRNWRRPLNSLHMITAPLLCVLIFQSGAYGGVMIQGEFPVWLLILLLGMFLAAIVFCTTTNDHPPKYHPLFAFLGFVVSAVLISAAASEVVSLLHMLGVVLSLSNTVLGLTLLAWGNSIGDLFSDITIARQGYPRMAIAACFGGIIFNMLFGVGLGCLMQMYETHSSAQFESEGLLTWILPGALGLSLVLSFLIVPLTQFHLGRSYGVFLLVFYCIFLLIALLTEFRIIHT, from the exons ATGTCTGCCAGCGGTTTCCTGGCTCTGTTGCTGGTCTTGTTGTCCAGCGGCCGGCTGCTCGCCTCGGGCACCGGGAACTTCAGCACCCAGCCCGGTGTTGGATTAGCTGGACCGACCAGTTTAGCCATGATGTCTGAAAGCAGCGACGAG TGTGACCGTGTGATGAACTACAGCGCTGCAGAGCGATGTGCGTTCGTGAAGAGGACGCCGGACTGCTCCATGGAGGACGGCTTCATCAACTACCTGAGACTGGCCTTCTGCTTGCTGGCTCCCAACCTCACTCCTCTCACCATCACCCTCTGT ATGGTTTGGCTGCTCGTCTTGTTTCTCATTCTTGGACTTACTGCTTCAAAGTT TTTTTGCCCCAACCTGTCGGCCATCTCCTCCACTCTTCACTGCTCTCACAACGTGGCT GGCGTGACGTTTCTTGCTTTGGGAAATGGCGCTCCAGACATCTTCAGTGCCATGGCAGCAATCTCCCATCCACACACTGCTGGGCTGGCTGTCGGAGCCTTGTTTG GAGCTGGTATATTTGTCACCACAGTGGTTGCAGGAAGTGTCGCACTGGTGAAACCATTTGCCGTGGCTTCTCGTCCGTTTCTGCGTGATGTCATCTTCTACATGATTGCAGTGTTTTGGACCTTTGACATTCTCTACAGAGGCACTATAACCATGGGAGAAACACTGG gATACCTGTTTCTCTATGTGGTTTATGTTCTGACCGTTGTTATCAGTTCATTCATCTATAACTGGCAAAAAAATTCAGCTACAAACGGCATCCAACACGTTCCACATATTCCAG CAGAGTTGAACTCATCTGACTCCTCTGATGACGACGACGTTCCCGGCATGAGAGGCGGGACGATCCAGCAGGAATACG aGTCCGAGTACAGGCCGCTTCTGCCCTACTCTGAGTCCACAAGTGAAATCCTGCTGAGCTCTTTGAATCCGGtggacaacaggaagtggagaagGAAACCGTGGACCTGGAAAGTTGTTAAAGTAGTGAAG ACTCCACTGGAGGTGCTGCTCCTGCTCTGCGTCCCTGTGGTGGACCCGGATAAAGAAGACAGAAACTGGAGGAGACCGCTCAACTCCCTCCACATGATCACTGCTCCTCTGCTGTGTGTTCTCATCTTCCAGTCTGGAGCAT ATGGAGGCGTCATGATCCAGGGGGAGTTTCCTGTCTGGCTGCTGATTCTCCTGCTGGGAATGTTTTTGGCTGCTATAGTTTTCTGCACCACCACCAATGACCATCCTCCCAAATATCACCCT CTCTTTGCATTTTTGGGTTTTGTGGTGAGCGCGGTGCTGATCAGCGCCGCAGCATCAGAGGTGGTCAGTCTTCTGCACATGCTCGGTGTGGTGTTGAGTCTCAGCAACACCGTGCTGGGCTTGACTCTTCTGGCCTGGGGCAACAGTATCGGAG ACCTTTTTTCTGACATCACCATTGCTCGGCAGGGATACCCGCGCATGGCCATAGCTGCTTGCTTTGGAGGGATCATTTTCA ACATGCTGTTTGGAGTAGGGTTGGGATGTCTGATGCAGATGTATGAAACGCACTCCTCTGCGCAG TTTGAGTCAGAGGGCTTGTTGACGTGGATTCTACCGGGAGCTCTGGGTTTGTCTTTGGTCCTGTCTTTTCTCATCGTTCCGCTCACCCAGTTCCACTTGGGTCGGTCCTACGGCGTCTTCCTCCTCGTTTTCTACTGCATATTTCTTCTCATTGCACTTCTCACAGAGTTCAGGATAATCCATACTTGA
- the tpcn1 gene encoding two pore calcium channel protein 1 isoform X2 has product MESDDDVPLILTWDEANSGLLNEEETERGDQNGGGNYDLVNNAVISTHGAQSNKTQNVSLKQSWEMNYQEAAIYLQEGENNDKFFSHPRNPKALAAYLFAHNHLFYMMELVTGLLLLMLSLCEAPAVPSLRLDVYVHATLELLALLLVGFELCMKLRWLGFHTFIRHKRTMVKACVLLLQFVEAIVVLIRQTSHMRVTRALRPIFLVDCRYCGAVRRNLRQLFQSLPSFIDILLLLLFFMVIFAILGFCLFSTNTADPYFSSLENSLVSLFVLLTTANFPDVMMPAYSKNRWSCVFFIVYLSIELYFIMNLLLAVVFDTFNDVEKMKFKSLLLHKRSAIDHAFQLLVSRQRPMGVSLKQFDGLMRFYRPRMSARDRFLTFKALNTSGAPTLSLQDFYKFYEVIGLKWKPRRSREHWFDDLPHTAFLIFKGIHLVVKSKAFQYAMYVVVAINGVWILVETFRMNSGFSWSESVPVSYIVFLTIYGVEVLLKIAGLGPLAYFSSGWNLFDFSVTVFAFLGLIALAFKMEPFYFIVVLRPFQLLRLFKIKLRYRNVLDTMFELFPRMASLGLTLIIFYYSFAIVGMEFFADVVFPNCCNTSTVADSYRQINKTFGNKTVLDEGYYYLNNFNDILSSFVTLFELTVVNNWYITMEGVTSMTSHWSRLYFMIFYIVTMVVMTIIVAFILDAFVFRMNYSRKNREPVDNPEDENGIVFDVEVRRNEALATLELYKQTTPTLSSLSSLTAVLQAIDKSGHTFLVYLGRRSRTKSDLSMKMYEEEIQEWYAEYSKECLPQEDENLNLDQNGPVTNPAPFQEHQLNSQSEHHSIN; this is encoded by the exons ATGGAGTCTGACGACGACGTGCCTCTCATTTTGACGTGGGACGAGGCAAACAGCGGTCTGCTGAACGAAGAGGAGACTGAAAGAGGAGACCAAA ATGGAGGAGGCAATTATGACCTAGTGAACAATGCTGTGATTTCCACACATGGGGCACAGAGcaacaaaacccaaaatgtgTCTTTAAAGCAAAGCTGGGAGATGAACTACCAAGAGGCAGCCATATACCTGCAG GAAGGAGAGAACAACGACAAGTTCTTCAGTCACCCTCGAAACCCAAAAGCACTGGCGGCGTACCTGTTCGCCCACAATCACCTGTTCTACATGATGGAGCTGGTGACgggtctgctgctgctgatgctgtcGCTGTGTGAAGCTCCCGCCGTCCCCTCGCTGCGCTTGGACGTCTAC GTTCATGCCACTCTGGAGCTGCTGGCTTtgcttctggtgggatttgagCTCTGCATGAAACTTCGCTGGCTAGGCTTCCACACGTTTATACGACACAAGAGGACCATGGTGAAG GCgtgtgtgctgctgctgcagtttgtagAGGCCATCGTGGTTCTGATCAGACAGACGTCTCACATGCGAGTGACCCGAGCTCTGAGACCGATTTTCCTGGTGGACTGCAGATATTGCGGTGCTGTGCGCAG AAACTTGCGTCAGCTCTTCCAGTCTCTCCCATCTTTCATTGACATCCTCCTGCTCCTGCTTTTCTTCATGGTCATATTTGCCATCTTGG GTTTCTGTCTCTTCTCTACAAACACAGCTGACCCG TACTTCAGCTCTTTGGAGAACAGCCTCGTCAGCCTGTTTGTGTTGCTTACCACAGCAAA TTTTCCTGATGTGATGATGCCAGCATACTCTAAGAACCGCTGGTCCTGCGTGTTCTTCATCGTCTACCTTTCCATAGAACTCTACTTCATCATGAACCTG CTCCTCGCCGTTGTGTTTGATACATTTAATGACGTGGAGAAGATGAAGTTTAAGTCTCTGTTGCTTCATAAACGCTCTGCTATTGACCACGCCTTCCAGCTGCTGGTTAGCCGGCAG AGGCCGATGGGAGTGTCTCTGAAACAGTTTGACGGTTTGATGCGATTCTACAGGCCTCGAATGTCTGCAAGAGACCGTTTTCTCACATTTAAAGCTCTGAATACATCAGGGGCTCCAACGCTTAg ccTGCAAGACTTTTATAAGTTTTATGAGGTcattggattaaaatggaaG ccGCGACGAAGTCGAGAACACTGGTTTGACGATCTTCCTCATACAGCCTTCCTCATTTTCAAGG GCATCCACCTGGTGGTGAAATCTAAGGCCTTCCAGTACGCCATGT ATGTGGTGGTGGCCATTAATGGTGTGTGGATCCTCGTGGAGACGTTCAGAATGAACA GTGGATTCTCTTGGTCTGAATCCGTTCCCGTGAGTTACATCGTTTTCCTGACGA TTTACGGTGTGGAAGTGCTGCTGAAAATAGCAGGTTTGGGGCCGTTGGCTTATTTCAGCTCTGGCTGGAACCT GTTTGACTTCTCTGTGACTGTGTTCGCCTTCTTGGGGCTGATCGCTCTGGCTTTCAAAATGGAGCCATTCTACTTCATTGTAGTTCTTAGACCATTCCAATTGCTCCG ACTGTTCAAGATAAAGCTGCGGTACCGCAACGTGTTGGACACCATGTTTGAGCTCTTCCCCAGGATGGCCAGTCTGGGCCTGACTTTAATCATCTTTTATTACTCCTTTGCCATAGTGGGTATGGAGTTCTTTGCAGATGTGGTTTTCCCAAACTGCTGCAA cACCAGCACAGTGGCAGACTCCTACAGacaaatcaacaaaacatttggcaACAAAACAGTGTTGGATGAAGGCTATTATTATCTCAACAATTTTAACGACATCCTCAGCAGCTTTG TGACGCTGTTTGAGCTGACTGTGGTCAACAACTGGTACATCACCATG GAAGGAGTGACGTCTATGACGAGCCACTGGAGCCGTCTGTACTTCATGATTTTTTACATTGTTACCATG GTTGTGATGACAATCATTGTGGCTTTCATCCTGGATGCTTTTGTGTTCCGCATGAACTACAGTCGCAAGAACCGGGAACCAGTGGATAATCCAGAGG ATGAAAATGGGATAGTGTTTGATGTAGAGGTGAGGAGAAATGAAGCGTTGGCCACCCTGGAGTTGTACAAACAGACAACCCCGACACTGTCTTCACTCAGCTCTCTGACTGCTGTCCTGCAAGCTATCGACAAGAGTGGG CACACATTTCTGGTTTACTTGGGACGAAGATCAAGAACAAAGAGTGACCTTAGTATGAAAATGTACGAGGAGGAGATACAG GAGTGGTATGCAGAGTATTCAAAGGAATGTTTGCCTCAAGAAGATGAAAACCTAAACCTGGATCAGAACGGTCCCGTCACCAATCCAGCTCCCTTCCAAGAACATCAGCTGAACTCGCAGAGCGAACATCACAGCATTAACTAA
- the tpcn1 gene encoding two pore calcium channel protein 1 isoform X1 translates to MNYQEAAIYLQEGENNDKFFSHPRNPKALAAYLFAHNHLFYMMELVTGLLLLMLSLCEAPAVPSLRLDVYVHATLELLALLLVGFELCMKLRWLGFHTFIRHKRTMVKACVLLLQFVEAIVVLIRQTSHMRVTRALRPIFLVDCRYCGAVRRNLRQLFQSLPSFIDILLLLLFFMVIFAILGFCLFSTNTADPYFSSLENSLVSLFVLLTTANFPDVMMPAYSKNRWSCVFFIVYLSIELYFIMNLLLAVVFDTFNDVEKMKFKSLLLHKRSAIDHAFQLLVSRQRPMGVSLKQFDGLMRFYRPRMSARDRFLTFKALNTSGAPTLSLQDFYKFYEVIGLKWKPRRSREHWFDDLPHTAFLIFKGIHLVVKSKAFQYAMYVVVAINGVWILVETFRMNSGFSWSESVPVSYIVFLTIYGVEVLLKIAGLGPLAYFSSGWNLFDFSVTVFAFLGLIALAFKMEPFYFIVVLRPFQLLRLFKIKLRYRNVLDTMFELFPRMASLGLTLIIFYYSFAIVGMEFFADVVFPNCCNTSTVADSYRQINKTFGNKTVLDEGYYYLNNFNDILSSFVTLFELTVVNNWYITMEGVTSMTSHWSRLYFMIFYIVTMVVMTIIVAFILDAFVFRMNYSRKNREPVDNPEDENGIVFDVEVRRNEALATLELYKQTTPTLSSLSSLTAVLQAIDKSGHTFLVYLGRRSRTKSDLSMKMYEEEIQEWYAEYSKECLPQEDENLNLDQNGPVTNPAPFQEHQLNSQSEHHSIN, encoded by the exons ATGAACTACCAAGAGGCAGCCATATACCTGCAG GAAGGAGAGAACAACGACAAGTTCTTCAGTCACCCTCGAAACCCAAAAGCACTGGCGGCGTACCTGTTCGCCCACAATCACCTGTTCTACATGATGGAGCTGGTGACgggtctgctgctgctgatgctgtcGCTGTGTGAAGCTCCCGCCGTCCCCTCGCTGCGCTTGGACGTCTAC GTTCATGCCACTCTGGAGCTGCTGGCTTtgcttctggtgggatttgagCTCTGCATGAAACTTCGCTGGCTAGGCTTCCACACGTTTATACGACACAAGAGGACCATGGTGAAG GCgtgtgtgctgctgctgcagtttgtagAGGCCATCGTGGTTCTGATCAGACAGACGTCTCACATGCGAGTGACCCGAGCTCTGAGACCGATTTTCCTGGTGGACTGCAGATATTGCGGTGCTGTGCGCAG AAACTTGCGTCAGCTCTTCCAGTCTCTCCCATCTTTCATTGACATCCTCCTGCTCCTGCTTTTCTTCATGGTCATATTTGCCATCTTGG GTTTCTGTCTCTTCTCTACAAACACAGCTGACCCG TACTTCAGCTCTTTGGAGAACAGCCTCGTCAGCCTGTTTGTGTTGCTTACCACAGCAAA TTTTCCTGATGTGATGATGCCAGCATACTCTAAGAACCGCTGGTCCTGCGTGTTCTTCATCGTCTACCTTTCCATAGAACTCTACTTCATCATGAACCTG CTCCTCGCCGTTGTGTTTGATACATTTAATGACGTGGAGAAGATGAAGTTTAAGTCTCTGTTGCTTCATAAACGCTCTGCTATTGACCACGCCTTCCAGCTGCTGGTTAGCCGGCAG AGGCCGATGGGAGTGTCTCTGAAACAGTTTGACGGTTTGATGCGATTCTACAGGCCTCGAATGTCTGCAAGAGACCGTTTTCTCACATTTAAAGCTCTGAATACATCAGGGGCTCCAACGCTTAg ccTGCAAGACTTTTATAAGTTTTATGAGGTcattggattaaaatggaaG ccGCGACGAAGTCGAGAACACTGGTTTGACGATCTTCCTCATACAGCCTTCCTCATTTTCAAGG GCATCCACCTGGTGGTGAAATCTAAGGCCTTCCAGTACGCCATGT ATGTGGTGGTGGCCATTAATGGTGTGTGGATCCTCGTGGAGACGTTCAGAATGAACA GTGGATTCTCTTGGTCTGAATCCGTTCCCGTGAGTTACATCGTTTTCCTGACGA TTTACGGTGTGGAAGTGCTGCTGAAAATAGCAGGTTTGGGGCCGTTGGCTTATTTCAGCTCTGGCTGGAACCT GTTTGACTTCTCTGTGACTGTGTTCGCCTTCTTGGGGCTGATCGCTCTGGCTTTCAAAATGGAGCCATTCTACTTCATTGTAGTTCTTAGACCATTCCAATTGCTCCG ACTGTTCAAGATAAAGCTGCGGTACCGCAACGTGTTGGACACCATGTTTGAGCTCTTCCCCAGGATGGCCAGTCTGGGCCTGACTTTAATCATCTTTTATTACTCCTTTGCCATAGTGGGTATGGAGTTCTTTGCAGATGTGGTTTTCCCAAACTGCTGCAA cACCAGCACAGTGGCAGACTCCTACAGacaaatcaacaaaacatttggcaACAAAACAGTGTTGGATGAAGGCTATTATTATCTCAACAATTTTAACGACATCCTCAGCAGCTTTG TGACGCTGTTTGAGCTGACTGTGGTCAACAACTGGTACATCACCATG GAAGGAGTGACGTCTATGACGAGCCACTGGAGCCGTCTGTACTTCATGATTTTTTACATTGTTACCATG GTTGTGATGACAATCATTGTGGCTTTCATCCTGGATGCTTTTGTGTTCCGCATGAACTACAGTCGCAAGAACCGGGAACCAGTGGATAATCCAGAGG ATGAAAATGGGATAGTGTTTGATGTAGAGGTGAGGAGAAATGAAGCGTTGGCCACCCTGGAGTTGTACAAACAGACAACCCCGACACTGTCTTCACTCAGCTCTCTGACTGCTGTCCTGCAAGCTATCGACAAGAGTGGG CACACATTTCTGGTTTACTTGGGACGAAGATCAAGAACAAAGAGTGACCTTAGTATGAAAATGTACGAGGAGGAGATACAG GAGTGGTATGCAGAGTATTCAAAGGAATGTTTGCCTCAAGAAGATGAAAACCTAAACCTGGATCAGAACGGTCCCGTCACCAATCCAGCTCCCTTCCAAGAACATCAGCTGAACTCGCAGAGCGAACATCACAGCATTAACTAA